The uncultured Methanomethylovorans sp. genome contains a region encoding:
- a CDS encoding PAS domain S-box protein: protein MDNICTRILASAWRGVWAVDWENRFIFFNKGMEDTSGLRSEDLIGKDLMLLLPDQKIMDEVHFRELFHKAKETLTQVHYSLLPIITTQGELKEQSGQLLPLLDEKGAYSGMIGTVEHTSTKKISAALGEHTLAENKLDAIYRNSPVVAFLWKPLTGWPVVFVSENISRFGYHAEEFTSGKLLYSDIVCPEDLSGLNSDVADFEQHGQIYFTKEYRIVTRSGKIRWVTERSMLARDEKGEPSYYQGIIIDITHLKEIDNALKESEKKYRLIFENSPLGIFNFDKDGTITYCNEKIIEILGIPKEKIIGFNMNSSLKDEEMKAAFREVLSLRMGHFEGKYVSQGNGKKVFIKVDYSPNISDDGTLLGGVGIVEDIGERKIAEDKLRKYADELSKANKELESLDRMKNELLSNVSHELKTPLTSIKGYGDLLMEGDLGEMNYKQLKALKTIIRNTERLRRLIDSLLYVSMAEAETITYEFRKIDINDLIDNAVTDMAMPIAEKNIEVLHQVQEDLTQIEGDAEKLTDMLTNVLDNAIKFTPSGGKISIFAKKGGENIQISIQDNGIGIAADLLPFLFQKFYQIDPSMRRKYGGTGLGLFICKKIVDAHKGKIWVESEQRKGTTVHILLPTLQGDI, encoded by the coding sequence GTGGATAATATTTGCACGCGTATTCTTGCAAGTGCCTGGAGAGGAGTCTGGGCTGTTGACTGGGAGAATAGGTTCATTTTTTTCAATAAAGGCATGGAAGATACCTCCGGTTTAAGATCAGAGGATCTGATAGGCAAAGACCTGATGTTATTGCTTCCTGATCAGAAGATAATGGATGAAGTTCATTTCAGGGAACTTTTCCATAAAGCAAAGGAGACTCTGACACAAGTTCATTATTCCTTGTTGCCTATTATCACCACTCAGGGAGAATTGAAAGAACAAAGTGGCCAACTATTGCCTCTTCTAGATGAAAAGGGAGCCTATTCCGGCATGATTGGTACTGTGGAACACACGAGTACAAAAAAAATAAGTGCAGCACTTGGAGAACATACATTAGCAGAAAACAAACTGGATGCAATTTACAGAAATAGTCCTGTTGTTGCTTTTCTCTGGAAACCTCTGACTGGCTGGCCAGTTGTATTCGTATCTGAGAACATATCCAGGTTTGGTTACCATGCTGAAGAATTCACATCTGGTAAATTGCTATATAGCGATATAGTGTGTCCAGAAGATCTTAGCGGCCTTAATTCGGACGTAGCAGATTTTGAACAGCATGGACAAATATATTTTACTAAGGAATACCGCATCGTAACACGCTCTGGAAAAATAAGATGGGTTACTGAAAGGTCCATGTTGGCAAGAGATGAAAAGGGAGAACCAAGCTATTATCAGGGAATAATTATTGATATCACACATCTAAAAGAGATAGATAATGCTCTTAAAGAATCTGAAAAGAAGTACAGATTAATATTTGAAAACTCCCCTCTTGGCATTTTTAATTTTGACAAGGATGGCACCATTACCTACTGTAATGAGAAGATAATAGAGATTTTAGGTATACCTAAAGAAAAGATAATAGGTTTCAATATGAACAGCTCCCTGAAAGATGAGGAAATGAAAGCGGCTTTCAGAGAGGTACTTTCACTGAGAATGGGTCATTTTGAGGGAAAATACGTATCACAGGGAAATGGAAAGAAAGTGTTCATAAAAGTGGATTACAGTCCTAATATATCGGATGATGGGACGTTGCTGGGTGGAGTGGGTATTGTTGAGGATATTGGTGAGCGCAAAATTGCTGAAGATAAGTTGAGGAAATATGCTGATGAACTTAGCAAGGCGAATAAGGAATTAGAATCATTGGATAGGATGAAAAACGAACTTCTGTCAAATGTGAGCCATGAACTAAAGACTCCTCTTACATCTATCAAAGGATATGGTGACCTTCTTATGGAGGGAGATCTGGGAGAAATGAATTATAAGCAGCTTAAAGCTCTTAAAACCATTATCCGCAATACCGAAAGACTTAGGAGACTTATTGATTCCCTACTGTACGTAAGCATGGCAGAAGCAGAAACTATAACGTATGAATTTAGAAAAATAGACATCAATGACTTGATTGATAATGCTGTTACAGATATGGCAATGCCTATCGCTGAGAAAAATATAGAAGTCCTTCACCAAGTACAGGAAGATCTGACGCAGATAGAAGGAGATGCTGAAAAACTCACGGATATGTTGACCAACGTTCTTGATAATGCTATTAAGTTCACACCTTCGGGAGGTAAGATAAGTATTTTTGCCAAGAAGGGAGGAGAAAATATTCAGATTAGTATTCAGGATAATGGAATAGGTATAGCTGCAGATCTGCTACCTTTTTTATTTCAGAAATTCTACCAGATAGACCCTTCTATGAGACGTAAATACGGAGGCACTGGCCTGGGATTATTTATCTGTAAGAAAATAGTGGATGCACATAAAGGAAAGATATGGGTAGAAAGCGAGCAGAGGAAAGGAACTACTGTGCATATTCTGCTTCCTACCCTACAAGGGGATATATAA
- the rpiA gene encoding ribose-5-phosphate isomerase RpiA yields MQERNAISGSTGKQAAGEAAACLVNDGSVVGLGTGSTTAYAIKAIGRRVAEGLDVLAVVTSYQSEMLAIEAGIPLTTLAEYPDLDIAIDGADQVDAELNVIKGGGAAHTREKVVAYSSDQFVVVVDDSKMKDKLDHFVPIEVLPYAKELAMRYVRELGGEPQLRLASRKDGPVITDNGNFVIDASFGIIDNVEALSMTLSMCPGIVEHGIFTDVADLVFIGNKDGSVKRLDTL; encoded by the coding sequence ATGCAGGAAAGGAACGCTATATCTGGAAGTACAGGTAAACAAGCAGCTGGAGAAGCTGCTGCCTGTTTGGTAAATGACGGCAGCGTGGTAGGCCTTGGTACCGGCTCTACTACAGCTTATGCAATTAAAGCGATAGGTAGAAGAGTAGCAGAGGGCTTGGACGTGTTGGCTGTTGTCACATCCTATCAATCTGAAATGCTGGCCATTGAAGCAGGTATACCCCTTACAACATTGGCTGAATACCCTGATCTAGACATTGCAATTGATGGTGCTGATCAGGTAGATGCTGAGTTGAACGTTATCAAAGGAGGGGGAGCTGCACACACAAGGGAGAAGGTTGTTGCATATTCTTCAGATCAGTTCGTAGTCGTTGTCGATGATTCAAAGATGAAGGATAAGCTTGACCATTTCGTACCAATAGAAGTACTTCCGTATGCAAAGGAACTGGCTATGAGATACGTGCGTGAACTTGGCGGCGAGCCACAACTGCGCCTTGCATCACGCAAAGATGGACCTGTTATCACTGACAATGGGAACTTCGTGATAGATGCTTCTTTTGGCATCATAGATAATGTGGAAGCTCTTTCTATGACCTTATCTATGTGCCCTGGAATCGTTGAACACGGGATTTTCACTGATGTTGCAGACCTGGTGTTCATCGGAAACAAAGATGGTTCTGTAAAAAGACTGGATACCCTTTGA
- a CDS encoding PAS domain-containing sensor histidine kinase — protein MEDCTPNTQERAIGNQFALLKIISFFNSSLPVHSLTSMLVRSLPEAMLPLQVYGVIAKIDGKIYGSTDNGQYPSISVDVVVHGKIRGYMSALYSKDRQSSEQWAQAHEILSVVCGLLGNSIEKRDLEKISLENARRYSALFHNCPAGLFTDKKGIIVHCNHELTKILNMPENKILGLQVTALIDNENIRKTLSFHKMSPVPLKTEFEKDLKKGPIKLRSIYLPELTAEGELKGGLGIIEDITKIEEAEHVQQQQKKLLVNTFNAINDLILVLDRDLRIVTSNWKGYEHLSEEEKQNHPHRYEMFVHGNDSCESCHVLEAFATGLPKEALWTNPADGSIKEMKAYPIFDDEGQAIMVVEHLRDITVIKRSEENLKKANEELAKAYEELKSLDKLKNELLSNLQHEINTPLTSIKGFSELVHDENLGPLNSDQKKAMQRVVEKTKQLQMVLDSLLFVSTATHGAIKYNFDRLPLSNMISISLDIVNEKLKSKRLTLETNVPLDLPEIVGDAEYLPRVFVHILDNAIKFSNDGGKVTLSGMLENDFVHLTIIDTGIGISKEDLKKVFQMFVQLDGSSTRNYGGNGLGLFMCKIIIEEHKGKIWIDSEEGKGTTVHILLPKCINPSRIHK, from the coding sequence TTGGAGGATTGCACACCTAACACCCAAGAGAGGGCTATAGGCAACCAATTTGCATTGTTGAAGATAATCAGTTTCTTTAACTCTAGCCTGCCGGTGCATTCTCTTACAAGTATGCTTGTAAGGTCGTTACCTGAAGCAATGCTACCCCTTCAGGTGTACGGCGTCATTGCAAAAATTGATGGGAAGATCTATGGATCTACAGACAACGGCCAGTACCCATCTATATCTGTAGATGTAGTAGTCCATGGGAAAATACGTGGTTACATGTCTGCATTGTACAGTAAAGATAGACAAAGCTCCGAACAATGGGCACAAGCACATGAAATCTTAAGTGTGGTTTGTGGCTTGCTTGGTAATTCAATCGAAAAGAGAGATCTTGAAAAAATATCCCTGGAGAACGCCAGACGCTACAGTGCTCTTTTTCACAATTGTCCTGCGGGACTTTTCACAGATAAGAAAGGCATTATTGTCCATTGCAATCACGAACTCACAAAGATATTAAACATGCCTGAAAACAAGATATTAGGACTTCAGGTTACCGCTCTTATAGACAATGAAAATATAAGGAAAACATTGTCCTTCCACAAGATGTCACCAGTTCCTCTTAAAACAGAGTTTGAGAAAGATCTGAAAAAAGGACCTATTAAACTCCGTTCAATATACTTACCCGAACTAACCGCCGAGGGTGAATTGAAGGGTGGTCTTGGCATCATAGAGGACATAACTAAGATAGAAGAAGCAGAACATGTACAACAACAACAAAAGAAACTCCTGGTCAATACTTTCAATGCGATAAATGACCTTATACTGGTACTTGACAGAGACCTTCGGATTGTAACAAGCAACTGGAAAGGTTATGAGCACTTATCTGAAGAAGAAAAACAAAATCATCCTCATCGTTATGAAATGTTTGTGCATGGAAATGATTCATGTGAAAGCTGTCATGTACTAGAAGCTTTTGCTACAGGTCTTCCTAAAGAAGCTCTCTGGACAAATCCTGCAGATGGAAGTATCAAGGAAATGAAAGCCTATCCGATATTCGATGACGAAGGACAGGCAATAATGGTTGTGGAACATTTAAGGGACATAACTGTGATAAAACGCTCGGAAGAGAATCTCAAAAAAGCCAATGAAGAGCTTGCAAAAGCCTACGAAGAATTAAAATCCCTTGACAAACTCAAAAATGAATTACTGTCAAACCTGCAGCATGAGATCAATACGCCTCTTACAAGTATAAAAGGATTCAGTGAACTTGTGCATGATGAAAATCTTGGACCACTTAACTCTGATCAGAAAAAAGCTATGCAAAGAGTTGTGGAAAAAACAAAGCAACTACAAATGGTACTTGATTCACTGCTGTTTGTCAGCACTGCAACTCATGGTGCTATCAAGTACAATTTTGATAGATTGCCATTATCAAATATGATATCTATTTCGTTAGACATAGTAAATGAAAAACTTAAGTCCAAAAGACTAACGTTGGAAACAAATGTACCTTTGGATCTTCCTGAAATAGTGGGTGATGCTGAATACTTACCCCGTGTTTTTGTCCATATCCTGGACAATGCTATAAAATTTAGTAATGATGGTGGAAAGGTCACACTATCGGGCATGTTGGAAAATGACTTTGTACATTTGACCATCATAGATACAGGTATTGGGATATCAAAAGAAGACCTAAAAAAGGTATTCCAGATGTTCGTCCAGCTCGATGGATCATCAACACGCAATTATGGGGGCAATGGATTGGGACTCTTTATGTGTAAGATCATAATCGAGGAACATAAAGGGAAGATATGGATCGATAGCGAGGAAGGCAAAGGGACTACTGTGCACATATTGCTTCCGAAGTGTATCAATCCATCCAGAATACACAAATAG
- the budA gene encoding acetolactate decarboxylase: protein MKGKIIQLLCCLLFISACFSGCIDTEKDSESEEYSNDVIYQTSTIAALLEGMYEGDVTVGELKQHGDLGLGTFNGLDGEMVVLDGIVYQVKADGVAYRVDDSIKTPFAAVTMFNGDLGETLEQEMNNTELNAYVETLIPSRNLMYAIKIEGNFSYMKTRSVPAQEKPYPRLADITKSQPTFEFENVSGTIVGFWLPDYVEKVNVPGYHLHFLTTDVSAGGHVLEYSIRSGNVSIDISNDFLMQLPATEEFLSGNFSEERTQELTQVEKGTN, encoded by the coding sequence ATGAAAGGAAAAATTATTCAATTACTTTGTTGCTTGCTCTTCATTTCAGCATGTTTTTCAGGGTGCATTGACACAGAAAAAGATTCTGAAAGTGAAGAATACTCCAATGATGTAATATACCAGACATCAACTATCGCTGCATTGCTTGAAGGTATGTATGAAGGTGATGTAACCGTAGGTGAATTAAAACAACATGGGGATCTGGGTCTTGGAACTTTCAATGGGCTTGACGGGGAAATGGTGGTGCTGGATGGTATTGTTTATCAGGTAAAGGCTGATGGGGTAGCATATCGAGTAGATGATTCCATAAAAACACCATTTGCAGCTGTAACAATGTTTAACGGTGACCTTGGCGAGACATTAGAGCAGGAAATGAACAATACGGAACTTAACGCATATGTGGAAACTTTGATACCCAGCAGGAACCTGATGTACGCCATAAAAATAGAAGGGAATTTTAGTTACATGAAGACCCGTAGTGTTCCCGCTCAGGAAAAACCATATCCCAGGCTTGCAGATATTACAAAGAGCCAGCCAACTTTTGAATTTGAAAATGTCTCTGGTACAATAGTAGGTTTCTGGCTTCCAGATTATGTTGAAAAAGTAAATGTTCCGGGGTATCACCTTCACTTCCTCACAACTGATGTCAGCGCCGGGGGTCATGTGCTGGAATATAGTATTAGATCAGGAAATGTCAGTATCGATATTTCTAATGATTTCTTAATGCAGCTTCCCGCAACTGAAGAATTCTTAAGCGGCAACTTTAGCGAAGAAAGGACACAAGAGCTTACTCAAGTGGAAAAAGGAACTAATTGA
- a CDS encoding LL-diaminopimelate aminotransferase, giving the protein MYADRINALPPYLFAAIDESKARMLAKGVDVIDLGIGDPDQPTPSHIVESMCQAVRDSSTHRYPSYTGMLEFRKAAARWCQETKGINIDPVNQTLTLIGSKEGVAHIPLAFINPNDVVLCPDPAYPVYKIGTQFAGGEPFIMPLLEENDFLPDLDAIPTDMLARAKLMFINYPNNPTSATADRSFFEKVVEFAKENNIIVVHDNAYSEMVYDGYQAPSFLSVDGAMDVGIELYSLSKTYNMTGWRLAFAVGNTNLIKGLGKVKSNIDSGAFDAIQKAGIAALTSSQQCVSDMNRIYEKRRDALLKGLRGIGLDMKTPKATFYMWAPVPSGYDSMGFSQLLLEKAGIVATPGVGFGQYGEGYIRFALTQSVERINEAVSRMEKLNL; this is encoded by the coding sequence ATGTACGCAGACAGAATCAATGCTCTACCACCATACCTCTTTGCAGCGATCGATGAATCCAAAGCCAGAATGCTGGCAAAAGGAGTGGATGTGATAGACCTTGGTATCGGTGATCCGGATCAGCCCACACCTTCTCATATAGTGGAATCCATGTGCCAGGCAGTTAGAGACTCTTCCACACACAGGTATCCATCATACACTGGCATGCTAGAGTTCAGGAAAGCTGCAGCCAGGTGGTGCCAGGAAACAAAGGGTATTAATATAGACCCTGTAAACCAAACCCTTACTCTTATAGGTTCCAAAGAAGGTGTCGCTCATATTCCTCTTGCTTTCATCAATCCAAATGATGTGGTTTTATGTCCTGACCCGGCTTACCCGGTATATAAGATAGGTACTCAGTTCGCAGGTGGGGAACCTTTCATAATGCCTCTTCTGGAAGAAAACGATTTCCTGCCCGACCTCGATGCGATCCCTACAGATATGTTGGCAAGGGCAAAACTAATGTTCATTAATTATCCTAACAATCCAACATCAGCAACTGCTGACCGGTCTTTCTTTGAAAAGGTCGTTGAATTCGCAAAGGAAAATAATATTATTGTGGTTCACGATAATGCCTATTCCGAAATGGTGTATGATGGTTATCAGGCACCAAGTTTCCTGAGTGTGGATGGTGCCATGGATGTTGGCATTGAATTATACTCTCTTTCAAAAACGTATAATATGACCGGATGGCGTCTGGCTTTTGCGGTGGGCAATACTAATCTCATTAAGGGTCTTGGAAAGGTAAAATCAAACATCGACTCAGGGGCTTTTGATGCTATACAAAAGGCCGGGATCGCTGCACTTACCAGTTCCCAGCAGTGTGTAAGCGATATGAACCGCATATATGAAAAGAGACGAGATGCGCTCTTAAAAGGTCTGCGTGGTATAGGTCTTGATATGAAAACTCCAAAAGCGACATTCTATATGTGGGCTCCTGTTCCAAGTGGTTACGATTCAATGGGATTCTCACAGCTTTTGCTTGAAAAGGCAGGAATAGTTGCCACTCCTGGTGTAGGGTTCGGACAGTATGGTGAAGGCTATATAAGGTTCGCTTTGACACAGTCAGTTGAAAGGATCAATGAAGCTGTTTCCAGGATGGAAAAACTTAATTTGTGA
- the argH gene encoding argininosuccinate lyase has product MSNILRRGRLASTPDEDIMEFTSSMKSDKWIFDADIMVDFAHTIMLKEQGIIKEHDCSSILKGLLRIREEGIEKLDHTYEDIHISLESRLIDMVGEDVGGRMHSGRSRNDEVATCIRLTLREEMLALMEELHLLRHTLCSLAAENIETLMPGFTHLQHAQPTTLAHHLIAHMDALGRDTDRLKSAYSRVNLCPLGAAAFASTGFNINRERTRQLLGFDGLLENSMDAVSSRDFLIECIATLTNLVINLSKMAEELVIWSTSEFGFIELDDRYASTSSIMPQKKNPDTAELLRGKSGVVVGSLMALVTTCKALPLSYNRDLQEATPNMWKAMETTRSSVRMMEGMVRTMKINTEIMASKSVMGFTTATELADTLVRVTGIPFRTAHQIVGVLARGEGEIHLQQIDVVADEVLGVKLSSKGLTEEMVCEALDPISNIKKRKIIGGPAFEEMEKAIVRRKETMNHAEEETNQLRNGSEASLNALVELVKQYITKA; this is encoded by the coding sequence ATGAGTAATATTCTGCGCAGAGGGCGTTTGGCAAGCACGCCTGATGAGGACATAATGGAATTCACTTCTTCAATGAAGTCGGACAAGTGGATATTCGATGCGGACATTATGGTAGACTTCGCTCATACTATAATGTTAAAGGAACAGGGAATTATTAAGGAACATGATTGTTCCAGTATCCTTAAAGGATTATTGCGCATCAGAGAAGAAGGTATAGAAAAACTTGACCATACCTACGAAGACATTCATATTTCCTTGGAATCAAGACTTATCGACATGGTTGGAGAGGATGTGGGAGGCAGAATGCACTCCGGAAGGTCGCGTAATGATGAAGTCGCAACATGCATTCGTTTGACCCTGAGGGAAGAGATGCTTGCCCTTATGGAGGAATTACATCTTCTACGCCATACTCTATGTTCACTTGCAGCCGAAAATATTGAAACTCTTATGCCAGGTTTTACACACCTACAACATGCGCAGCCTACTACACTGGCCCATCATCTTATAGCCCATATGGATGCTTTGGGAAGGGATACTGACCGTCTTAAAAGTGCCTATTCACGAGTTAACCTCTGCCCTCTAGGGGCTGCAGCATTTGCTTCCACAGGTTTTAACATAAACAGGGAACGTACTCGACAACTGTTGGGTTTTGACGGACTTTTGGAGAATTCCATGGATGCTGTCAGCAGCAGGGATTTCCTTATAGAATGTATTGCTACCCTCACAAATCTCGTCATTAACTTAAGTAAAATGGCAGAAGAACTTGTCATCTGGTCCACATCAGAATTCGGATTCATAGAACTGGATGACCGCTATGCATCCACCTCCTCCATAATGCCCCAGAAAAAGAATCCCGACACTGCAGAACTACTGAGAGGAAAAAGCGGCGTGGTTGTAGGATCACTGATGGCTCTTGTCACCACATGTAAAGCACTTCCTTTAAGCTACAATCGTGATCTTCAGGAAGCTACGCCTAACATGTGGAAAGCTATGGAAACTACCAGAAGTTCGGTACGTATGATGGAAGGCATGGTAAGGACCATGAAAATCAACACGGAGATTATGGCTTCAAAGTCCGTAATGGGATTTACAACAGCCACTGAACTTGCAGATACACTGGTAAGAGTAACAGGAATACCCTTCAGGACAGCCCATCAGATAGTAGGCGTACTTGCAAGGGGAGAAGGAGAAATTCATCTTCAACAAATAGATGTAGTGGCAGATGAAGTCCTGGGAGTTAAACTCAGCAGCAAGGGGCTTACAGAAGAGATGGTATGTGAAGCCTTGGACCCTATTTCCAATATAAAGAAAAGAAAGATCATAGGTGGTCCTGCATTCGAAGAAATGGAAAAGGCCATCGTCAGAAGAAAAGAGACTATGAATCATGCAGAGGAAGAGACAAATCAATTAAGAAATGGGTCAGAAGCTTCCTTAAATGCACTTGTAGAACTTGTGAAACAATATATTACTAAAGCATAA
- the aspS gene encoding aspartate--tRNA(Asn) ligase, which yields MSLNLRTHYTSQIDPAAMNGSEVTLAGWVYEVRDLGGICFVVLRDREGRAQITLVKKKTDAELLETARKLVRESIITVTATVKAEAKAPGGYELIPKEIRLLNEAESPLPMDTTGKVEAELDTRLDSRFMDLRRDRTTAIFKIRHETLQAVRKYLSDNGFIDVTSPKVVATATEGGTSLFPITYFDREAFLNQSPQLFKQILMSGGLDRVFEIGPIFRAEEHDTRKHLNEATSIDIEASFCDHFDVMAILENMIAYVYTHVKENAAKSLEVLGIDLQVPAVPFPKLTYDEAQEIVNAHGEETLKWGDDLSTLSEHTIGAHVFKEMGVSHYFIIDWPTEIKPFYAMPYEDKPQFSKSFDMMHRTMELSSGAQRIHIHDMLKNRIESQGLNPEGFDFYLKAFRYGMPPHAGWGVGCERLVMTMLGVENIRDVVLFPRDRRRLSP from the coding sequence ATGTCATTGAACTTAAGGACACATTATACGTCCCAGATAGATCCAGCAGCTATGAATGGTTCAGAAGTGACCTTAGCTGGCTGGGTGTACGAAGTTAGGGACCTTGGAGGCATTTGTTTTGTCGTACTGCGTGACCGGGAGGGTCGTGCACAGATAACCCTTGTTAAAAAGAAAACAGATGCTGAGCTTCTTGAAACCGCAAGGAAACTTGTGAGAGAATCTATTATTACTGTTACTGCCACGGTCAAAGCTGAAGCAAAAGCACCAGGGGGGTATGAACTCATACCTAAAGAGATCAGGCTGCTAAATGAAGCTGAGTCACCTCTGCCCATGGATACAACCGGAAAAGTGGAAGCAGAACTGGACACTCGCCTGGATTCTCGGTTCATGGACCTGAGGAGAGACAGGACCACAGCCATTTTCAAAATACGCCACGAAACCTTGCAGGCTGTAAGAAAATATCTTAGCGACAATGGATTTATCGATGTCACAAGCCCAAAAGTAGTGGCAACTGCCACAGAGGGTGGAACATCTCTTTTCCCTATAACATACTTTGACAGAGAGGCTTTCCTTAACCAGAGCCCACAGCTTTTCAAGCAGATCCTTATGTCAGGAGGACTTGACAGGGTCTTTGAGATTGGCCCCATTTTCAGGGCTGAAGAACACGATACCAGAAAACACCTCAATGAAGCAACTTCTATAGACATAGAGGCAAGTTTCTGTGACCATTTCGATGTAATGGCAATCCTTGAAAACATGATAGCCTATGTCTATACTCATGTAAAGGAGAATGCTGCAAAGTCACTTGAAGTACTTGGCATAGACCTGCAGGTTCCGGCAGTGCCATTCCCGAAGCTCACCTACGATGAAGCACAGGAGATCGTAAATGCCCATGGTGAAGAAACACTCAAATGGGGAGATGACCTTAGCACTCTTTCCGAACATACTATTGGTGCTCATGTGTTCAAAGAAATGGGAGTTTCTCACTATTTCATTATCGACTGGCCCACAGAAATTAAACCATTCTATGCAATGCCATACGAGGACAAGCCACAGTTCAGCAAGTCCTTTGATATGATGCACAGAACAATGGAACTTTCATCCGGTGCCCAGCGCATACACATTCATGATATGCTTAAGAATAGAATAGAATCTCAGGGACTTAACCCTGAAGGATTCGATTTCTATCTCAAGGCTTTCAGATATGGAATGCCGCCACATGCCGGATGGGGTGTTGGATGCGAACGTCTTGTTATGACAATGCTGGGTGTTGAAAACATCCGTGATGTAGTGCTGTTTCCAAGAGACAGACGAAGATTATCCCCGTGA
- the gatD gene encoding Glu-tRNA(Gln) amidotransferase subunit GatD, protein MEFQQGDKIKIEKDGVGYEGIVMPSTTHHIVLKMSNGYNAGISPENTKITLLQKAAKAQDFSSAGTTQAKKTTKGKLPKVSILSTGGTIASKIDYRTGAVTARFSADDILKAIPELTEIADFSGKAIYNILSENMRTEYWEELAKAVVEEIRGGADGIIIAHGTDTMMYTAAALAFMIQTPVPIVFVGSQRSADRPSSDNAMNAICAAKVAVSDIAEVCLVMHGSESDDICDIHRATKVRKMHTSRRDAFRSVNSEPIGFVDYLTREIHTHLEYTKRSSNELELRGSFEPKCALIKFTPGASPDIISYYLNAGYKGIVIEGTGLGHVSSEWVPLIERATSMNVPVIITSQCLHGRVCDRVYDTGRDMLKAGAIEGEDMLPEVALVKLMWVLSLSSDLSTVEKMMCENISFEINERSLE, encoded by the coding sequence ATGGAATTCCAACAGGGTGACAAGATAAAGATAGAGAAGGACGGTGTGGGATACGAGGGCATAGTAATGCCAAGCACTACACATCATATTGTCCTCAAGATGTCTAATGGTTATAATGCAGGTATCTCTCCTGAGAACACAAAAATAACCTTGCTTCAGAAAGCTGCAAAGGCCCAGGATTTTAGTTCTGCCGGTACCACCCAGGCAAAAAAGACAACAAAGGGCAAACTACCTAAGGTCTCCATCCTTTCTACCGGTGGTACAATTGCAAGTAAGATAGATTACAGGACAGGTGCCGTTACAGCCAGATTTTCTGCTGATGATATTTTAAAAGCCATCCCTGAACTTACGGAAATTGCCGATTTTTCCGGGAAAGCGATTTATAACATCCTTTCCGAGAACATGAGGACAGAATACTGGGAAGAGCTTGCTAAGGCTGTGGTAGAAGAGATCAGAGGCGGTGCAGATGGAATAATCATCGCACACGGTACAGACACGATGATGTACACGGCTGCAGCACTTGCTTTTATGATTCAGACGCCAGTTCCCATTGTGTTTGTGGGTTCCCAGCGTAGTGCCGACAGGCCAAGCAGCGACAACGCTATGAATGCGATATGTGCAGCTAAAGTGGCTGTCAGCGACATCGCTGAAGTGTGCTTGGTCATGCATGGCAGCGAATCCGATGACATATGTGATATACATAGAGCCACCAAAGTAAGGAAAATGCACACATCCAGAAGAGATGCATTCAGGTCTGTTAACTCAGAACCGATAGGGTTTGTGGATTATCTTACAAGAGAAATACATACTCATCTGGAGTATACTAAAAGATCCTCAAATGAACTTGAACTTCGTGGAAGTTTCGAACCAAAATGTGCACTTATCAAATTCACACCTGGAGCAAGTCCCGATATCATTTCATATTATCTTAATGCAGGATACAAAGGCATTGTAATAGAAGGCACTGGACTGGGACACGTGTCATCAGAATGGGTACCATTGATAGAACGTGCCACGTCCATGAACGTTCCTGTGATAATAACATCTCAATGCCTACACGGTCGGGTATGTGACCGTGTTTATGATACCGGCAGAGATATGCTGAAAGCAGGGGCCATAGAAGGAGAAGATATGCTGCCTGAAGTTGCTCTTGTAAAGCTTATGTGGGTTCTGAGCCTGTCTTCTGACCTTAGTACTGTGGAAAAGATGATGTGTGAGAACATTTCATTTGAGATCAACGAGAGAAGTCTTGAATAA